One genomic segment of Catalinimonas alkaloidigena includes these proteins:
- a CDS encoding TIGR00730 family Rossman fold protein: MKSIAVFCASRIGNKLIYKETAAEVGRMLAQKNIKVIYGGGNVGLMGALADAALEAGGEVIGVIPYFLDEKEVGHEGLTQLIKVESMHERKMKMSELSEGVITLSGGFGTLEELTEMLTWSQLALHRKPIGILNTEGYYDHMEKLFDHMYEEGFLAEETRKIAIFDSNPEHLFNKMCSFVPEHLSQWLDRDKT; the protein is encoded by the coding sequence ATGAAAAGTATTGCAGTTTTTTGTGCTTCCAGAATAGGAAATAAGCTAATTTATAAGGAAACAGCGGCCGAAGTAGGCAGGATGCTGGCTCAAAAAAATATCAAAGTTATTTATGGTGGAGGTAATGTAGGTTTGATGGGCGCATTGGCTGATGCCGCCCTAGAAGCCGGAGGGGAAGTGATCGGAGTAATTCCCTACTTTCTGGATGAAAAAGAAGTTGGGCACGAAGGCTTGACTCAATTAATTAAAGTAGAGTCCATGCACGAGCGCAAGATGAAAATGTCAGAGCTATCTGAGGGAGTGATCACACTTTCCGGAGGCTTTGGAACACTGGAAGAACTTACTGAGATGCTAACCTGGTCTCAACTGGCATTGCACAGAAAGCCCATTGGAATTTTAAACACTGAAGGGTACTATGACCATATGGAAAAACTCTTTGATCACATGTATGAAGAGGGCTTCCTAGCCGAAGAAACAAGAAAAATCGCAATTTTTGATAGCAATCCAGAGCATTTATTCAATAAAATGTGCAGCTTTGTACCTGAACATTTATCACAATGGCTGGATAGAGATAAAACGTAA
- a CDS encoding transglutaminase-like domain-containing protein, which yields MIEYLITYESNNRYEEQVQEAFFEFLVAPHENDTQRIVNEKNTHSVEGTSFYTKNIFSYKRYCLRLATPFNTLDFRYECVMLKKQDTYFPSMYDMLPPEDEIQMLDSETFQIENYPFLNQTYLTDISKSEVPENMLKTSAMPLLEYIHQLNQRIHSYLNYRSNVTTPFTSARETLIRQLGVCQDYAHFMIGILRSQLIPCRYVSGYLHQGQNTIGAGQMHAWVEVLFPKYGWLGFDPTNNLLADHHYLKISDGQDYQDCRAINGFIKPGTVNYTEYAVSVVDQ from the coding sequence ATGATTGAATATCTCATCACTTATGAAAGTAATAACCGATATGAAGAGCAAGTGCAAGAAGCTTTTTTTGAGTTTCTGGTAGCTCCCCATGAAAATGATACCCAGCGCATTGTCAATGAAAAAAACACGCATTCTGTAGAGGGAACAAGCTTTTACACCAAAAATATCTTTAGCTACAAAAGATATTGCCTGAGGTTGGCAACCCCTTTCAACACTTTAGATTTCCGGTATGAGTGCGTTATGCTAAAGAAACAGGATACATATTTTCCCAGCATGTATGACATGTTACCTCCTGAAGACGAAATTCAGATGCTTGATTCTGAAACATTTCAGATTGAAAACTACCCCTTCCTTAATCAAACCTATTTGACGGATATTTCTAAAAGTGAAGTCCCGGAAAACATGTTGAAAACTTCAGCTATGCCTTTACTTGAATATATACATCAACTCAATCAGCGCATCCATTCATATCTAAATTATCGGTCAAATGTCACAACCCCTTTTACAAGTGCCCGGGAGACACTAATCCGACAGCTAGGTGTGTGTCAGGATTACGCACATTTTATGATTGGTATATTACGAAGCCAGCTTATCCCCTGCCGCTATGTTTCTGGCTATTTACATCAGGGTCAAAACACTATTGGTGCCGGCCAGATGCATGCCTGGGTAGAAGTTCTGTTTCCTAAGTATGGCTGGCTTGGTTTTGACCCCACCAATAATTTATTAGCAGATCATCATTACCTCAAAATCTCAGATGGTCAGGATTATCAGGATTGTCGTGCCATCAATGGTTTTATCAAACCCGGAACAGTTAATTATACAGAGTACGCTGTTAGTGTAGTAGATCAATGA
- a CDS encoding PepSY-associated TM helix domain-containing protein, with amino-acid sequence MTLKKLLARLHLIIGLGVGLLFFIIALSGAIYTWAPEIERIIYKQKIAARDTSFVPISALKSTLDQVFPEGDFRTAFYRNKSSTAEVLLYAPGTYYIAQMNPYSAELVHLQDMNQGWLNYIKFIHRNLMLGDIGREIVHWVTLLALPMLLTGLVLWWPSKRKVSKHLFKIKWNASPKRLNYDLHNVLGFYATWILIFSILTGIFWGFDAVKEILRAGTAENESVYEIPKSDINNSGGETDQFLVMDSLMQLYQSRFPNKNISVSNPHQEDEPIRVALIDPAMLVYNVDHHYHDRYSGKRITGHFEHGVYDQNSTFTTLNGLVYDIHFGNIFGFPGKMLVCLASLIAASLPVTGFIIWWNKKKKKINRQPV; translated from the coding sequence ATGACATTAAAAAAATTGCTGGCTAGACTACATTTGATCATCGGACTGGGCGTTGGACTTCTTTTTTTTATCATTGCTTTATCAGGAGCGATTTATACCTGGGCACCCGAGATTGAGCGCATCATTTATAAACAAAAAATAGCAGCCAGGGATACTTCCTTCGTCCCCATCTCAGCACTTAAGTCTACATTAGATCAAGTGTTTCCTGAAGGTGATTTTCGTACCGCCTTCTACCGAAATAAGAGTAGCACTGCTGAGGTCTTACTCTATGCTCCTGGTACTTATTATATTGCTCAGATGAACCCTTATTCCGCTGAGTTAGTACATCTGCAAGATATGAATCAGGGCTGGCTGAATTACATCAAGTTTATCCACCGTAACCTTATGCTGGGAGATATAGGGCGAGAAATCGTACATTGGGTTACGCTTCTTGCCTTACCCATGTTGCTCACGGGTTTGGTCCTCTGGTGGCCATCAAAGCGAAAAGTAAGCAAGCATTTATTCAAGATTAAGTGGAATGCTTCACCAAAAAGGCTCAATTATGACCTCCATAATGTGTTAGGCTTTTATGCTACCTGGATACTTATCTTTAGCATCCTTACCGGAATTTTTTGGGGGTTTGATGCGGTAAAAGAAATACTCAGGGCTGGTACCGCTGAAAATGAAAGCGTGTATGAGATTCCGAAGTCAGATATTAATAATTCAGGAGGGGAAACAGATCAGTTCTTGGTCATGGATAGTTTAATGCAACTGTATCAAAGCCGTTTTCCCAACAAAAATATAAGTGTCAGCAATCCCCATCAGGAAGATGAACCTATTCGTGTGGCACTAATTGACCCCGCCATGCTGGTGTATAATGTTGATCATCATTACCATGACCGTTATTCCGGAAAACGAATTACGGGACACTTTGAACATGGTGTCTATGATCAGAACAGCACTTTTACAACGCTAAATGGACTCGTCTATGATATTCACTTTGGCAACATTTTTGGCTTTCCCGGGAAAATGTTGGTGTGCCTGGCGTCTCTTATTGCTGCTTCCTTACCCGTCACAGGATTTATCATATGGTGGAACAAGAAAAAAAAGAAAATAAATAGGCAGCCTGTTTGA
- a CDS encoding DUF2141 domain-containing protein, giving the protein MAVFLISQTEDTASVNITVEGLKNDVGKVRVAIFNDEATFPKKKPFKAQLKAAHASGTVKLSFDNVPYGEYAIAVYHDENENEELDTNFMGIPKEAYGFSNEHRPKFSGPDYAAAKVKINLPEVNLNVTVKEF; this is encoded by the coding sequence TTGGCTGTTTTCCTAATCTCACAAACTGAAGACACTGCTTCTGTTAACATCACTGTAGAGGGGCTGAAAAATGATGTGGGAAAAGTAAGAGTAGCAATCTTCAATGACGAAGCCACTTTTCCTAAGAAAAAGCCTTTTAAAGCACAGTTGAAAGCAGCTCATGCATCAGGAACGGTAAAGCTATCATTTGATAATGTTCCCTACGGGGAATATGCCATCGCCGTTTATCATGATGAGAATGAAAATGAAGAGCTGGACACGAATTTTATGGGCATTCCCAAGGAAGCATACGGTTTCTCAAATGAGCACAGGCCCAAGTTTTCAGGACCTGATTATGCGGCGGCCAAAGTAAAAATAAATCTGCCAGAGGTGAACCTTAAT
- a CDS encoding M48 family metalloprotease, with product METQRLFQTAIILMIFLLSESCATNPVTGKKELMLLSKSQEIAMGKQSDPEIVNFFGLYDDPEMQKMIQERGQEMVEVSHRDKLSYEFKIVDSPVINAFAVPGGYVYFTRGIMAHFNNEAEFAGVLGHEIGHITARHSAKQYSNSMLAQVGLAAGMVISPEFAQFADIAQQGISLLFLQFSRNHERQSDKLGVEYATKIGYDAAEMAGFFQTLDNIRQQGGGEATPTFLSTHPDPQDREQRVQRLAEKWKSKLEGTDYKVERDSYLKMIDGMVYGKDPKQGFVENGTFFHPVLKFKFPIPNQWTIQNTPQQVQLAERNGNALMLLRLAQSASLEETAKEVLAQNQLELAESKELTVNGLPAIAMVADQNQEGGSIRTLTYLIQYDGNIYYLMGISRAEDFSRYSDTFMSSMRNFSELRDPEMLDMKAERIIIREVPASGTLSSVFSKLNVERERFEEMAILNGINLNDRVEQGMLIKTVGK from the coding sequence ATGGAAACACAGAGGCTATTTCAGACTGCAATAATATTAATGATTTTTCTACTATCGGAAAGTTGTGCAACCAATCCGGTAACCGGAAAAAAAGAATTGATGCTTCTCTCCAAGAGTCAGGAAATCGCTATGGGAAAACAGTCAGATCCTGAAATAGTCAATTTCTTTGGTCTTTACGATGATCCCGAGATGCAAAAAATGATTCAGGAGCGCGGCCAGGAAATGGTGGAAGTATCGCACAGGGACAAGCTAAGCTATGAATTTAAAATTGTTGATTCCCCGGTAATCAATGCGTTTGCTGTGCCAGGAGGTTATGTTTATTTTACAAGGGGTATCATGGCACATTTTAATAATGAAGCAGAATTTGCCGGTGTATTAGGCCATGAGATAGGCCATATTACGGCTCGACATTCAGCCAAGCAGTACAGTAACTCTATGTTGGCACAGGTAGGATTAGCAGCAGGCATGGTTATATCTCCAGAATTTGCTCAGTTTGCGGACATCGCGCAGCAAGGCATAAGCTTGCTGTTTCTTCAGTTTAGCAGAAACCATGAAAGGCAGTCCGACAAATTAGGTGTAGAATACGCTACTAAAATAGGTTATGATGCTGCAGAAATGGCCGGTTTCTTCCAAACCCTGGATAATATCAGGCAGCAAGGTGGTGGTGAAGCCACGCCCACCTTTTTATCTACTCATCCTGACCCTCAGGACAGAGAGCAGCGAGTACAAAGACTGGCTGAAAAATGGAAAAGTAAACTGGAAGGAACTGACTATAAGGTAGAAAGAGACAGTTATCTGAAAATGATTGACGGGATGGTCTATGGAAAAGATCCTAAACAAGGGTTTGTGGAAAACGGCACATTTTTTCACCCCGTTTTAAAATTTAAATTCCCCATACCCAATCAATGGACAATACAGAATACTCCCCAACAAGTTCAATTGGCTGAAAGAAACGGCAATGCTTTAATGCTATTAAGATTAGCGCAAAGCGCTTCATTGGAAGAAACCGCAAAGGAGGTGCTTGCACAGAATCAACTTGAGCTCGCAGAGTCTAAAGAGTTAACTGTCAATGGTTTACCTGCAATTGCGATGGTTGCTGATCAAAACCAGGAAGGAGGATCCATAAGAACACTGACCTATTTGATACAATATGATGGAAATATCTATTATCTGATGGGTATCAGCCGTGCAGAAGATTTTAGCAGATACAGTGACACCTTTATGAGTAGTATGCGCAACTTTAGCGAATTGAGAGATCCTGAAATGTTGGATATGAAAGCAGAGAGAATTATCATACGTGAAGTTCCTGCAAGTGGTACTTTATCCAGTGTATTCAGTAAATTGAATGTTGAGCGGGAGCGGTTTGAAGAAATGGCAATTCTTAATGGGATAAACCTAAATGACAGGGTAGAGCAAGGCATGTTGATTAAAACTGTCGGAAAATAG
- a CDS encoding circularly permuted type 2 ATP-grasp protein: MDQENSLGDLFKKYPFDPQLLDEVYGKDKSVRNHYQQVHQYLSQISLKDFKDLIEYATSASFDQGITFNVYSDKDQGVERIFPFDLFPRLIPNKEWETIERGIIQRGKALNLFLQDLYNDKKILKDKVVPKELIYSSKHYCKHVHDFYPNKDIFVHVSGTDLIKHSDGKFYVLEDNLRCPSGVSYVLSNRIATKKTLPNLFFKSDVQPVVDYPEILSEVLTSVAPHGVDDPVCVLLTPGMYNSAYYEHSFLALQMGVQLVEGRDLFVENNFVYMKTIYGPKKVDVIYRRVDDDFLDPMVFRKDSLLGVPGLISAYREGNVSLANAIGTGVADDKAVYTYVPDIIKYYLGEDPILNNVHTYRCEKDEDLAYVLDNIENLVVKPVDESGGYGIFIGNISSKDEISRFKEVIKSERRKYIAQPIMSLSVHSTYIEDTNLFEPRHIDLRTFSLTGDDIEYVCKGGLTRVALRKGNLIVNSSQGGGSKDTWVYQD; this comes from the coding sequence ATGGATCAAGAAAACAGCCTGGGAGACCTCTTTAAAAAATATCCTTTTGATCCGCAGCTTTTGGATGAAGTTTATGGAAAGGATAAAAGCGTAAGAAATCACTACCAGCAGGTACATCAATATCTTTCACAAATAAGCCTCAAGGATTTTAAAGATCTGATTGAGTATGCTACAAGTGCTTCCTTTGATCAGGGGATTACATTTAACGTTTATTCTGATAAAGATCAGGGGGTGGAACGTATCTTTCCCTTTGACCTCTTCCCCAGACTAATTCCCAATAAAGAGTGGGAAACCATAGAAAGAGGAATCATACAAAGGGGCAAAGCTTTGAATCTTTTTCTTCAGGATTTATATAATGACAAAAAGATTCTAAAAGATAAAGTTGTCCCTAAAGAGCTCATCTACTCTTCCAAGCATTACTGTAAGCATGTACATGATTTTTATCCCAACAAAGATATATTTGTTCATGTCTCCGGCACCGACCTGATCAAACACTCTGACGGAAAATTTTATGTATTGGAAGATAACCTCAGATGTCCATCTGGTGTTAGTTATGTACTCTCTAACCGTATAGCCACCAAGAAAACACTGCCAAATCTTTTTTTTAAAAGTGATGTGCAGCCCGTTGTAGATTATCCTGAGATTTTATCAGAAGTACTCACCAGTGTGGCGCCTCATGGTGTGGATGATCCTGTATGTGTCCTTCTTACGCCAGGCATGTATAATTCTGCTTATTATGAGCACTCATTTCTGGCTTTGCAGATGGGCGTACAACTGGTAGAGGGCCGTGATTTATTCGTGGAGAATAATTTTGTGTATATGAAGACTATCTACGGTCCTAAGAAAGTAGATGTGATTTACCGTAGGGTTGACGATGATTTTCTGGATCCCATGGTGTTTCGTAAGGATTCTCTGCTGGGTGTTCCGGGACTGATCTCAGCCTACCGAGAAGGGAATGTCAGCTTAGCCAACGCGATAGGCACCGGCGTAGCCGATGATAAGGCTGTTTACACCTATGTGCCGGATATTATCAAATATTATCTGGGTGAGGACCCAATACTAAATAACGTACATACATACCGCTGTGAGAAAGATGAGGACCTGGCTTATGTGCTGGACAATATTGAGAACCTGGTGGTAAAGCCGGTGGACGAATCAGGTGGCTACGGTATTTTTATCGGAAATATATCCAGCAAAGACGAAATATCGCGATTTAAAGAAGTCATCAAGTCAGAACGGAGAAAGTATATTGCACAGCCTATTATGTCATTATCAGTGCACTCTACCTACATTGAAGACACTAATTTGTTTGAGCCCAGACATATTGATTTAAGAACGTTCTCCCTGACAGGTGATGATATAGAATATGTTTGTAAAGGAGGCCTTACACGGGTAGCCCTACGAAAAGGTAATTTGATTGTAAACTCATCCCAGGGGGGAGGATCCAAAGACACCTGGGTATATCAGGATTAA
- a CDS encoding Sec-independent protein translocase subunit TatA/TatB produces the protein MLATLLFIGGLGGWEIMVILLVVLVFFGANKIPEIARGMGRGIREFKDATKEIKNEVENGIKLDEKK, from the coding sequence ATGTTAGCAACGTTATTATTCATCGGTGGATTGGGAGGATGGGAAATCATGGTAATTCTCCTGGTTGTTCTCGTATTTTTTGGTGCCAATAAGATTCCTGAAATCGCAAGAGGAATGGGAAGAGGTATTCGTGAATTTAAAGACGCAACCAAAGAAATTAAGAACGAAGTTGAAAATGGTATTAAGCTAGATGAGAAGAAATAA
- a CDS encoding nuclear transport factor 2 family protein: MYKKNLFCLITIFLLGLSYLQVSAQAADKEIISTIQKLFESMRKGDTLLIEKIFAPNAQLLTVIEEAGKVSLHEVSIEKFKTAVASPRTEVWDERIKSYEIKVDERLASAWTPYEFYLGQNFSHCGVNAFQLYKADDGWKILVITDTRRLENCP, translated from the coding sequence ATGTACAAGAAAAATTTATTTTGCTTAATTACCATTTTTCTCCTTGGTCTGAGCTATTTGCAGGTATCCGCACAAGCAGCTGATAAGGAGATTATTTCAACCATACAAAAACTTTTTGAAAGTATGCGGAAGGGTGATACATTATTGATTGAGAAAATTTTTGCGCCCAACGCTCAACTGCTTACCGTAATAGAAGAGGCTGGCAAGGTCAGCTTACATGAAGTGTCAATAGAAAAATTCAAGACCGCAGTGGCCAGCCCTCGTACAGAGGTATGGGATGAAAGAATTAAATCTTACGAAATCAAAGTTGATGAAAGGCTTGCTTCAGCATGGACACCTTACGAATTTTATCTGGGGCAAAATTTTAGTCATTGTGGTGTCAATGCGTTTCAGCTCTATAAAGCTGATGATGGGTGGAAAATTCTGGTCATTACCGATACCCGAAGACTGGAAAACTGCCCATGA
- a CDS encoding Gfo/Idh/MocA family protein: MSTPINVLVVGCGNMGASHAKAYHKMPEFNIVGLVSRGAASREKLANELGGDIALFDNIDTALETAQPDAVSINTYPDTHYDYILKSFKAGAHVFCEKPLAETVEKCEEIAKAALDYNKKLLIGYIVRVHPAWKKFIEIAKTLGKPLVMRMNLNQQSSGTTWETHKNLMKSMSPIVDCGVHYVDVMCLMTEAKPIRVSAIGARLTDEIQEGMYNYGQLQVTFDDGSVGWYEAGWGPMISETAFFVKDVVGPKGCVNIMDSQSASDDVDAHSKTNALKVHKADRDNNGKFTIPDEIVSTADEPDHQGLCDLEQALFLKAIKEDLDLSQHHQDAINSMKIVLAADKSFKTGKTIELQ, from the coding sequence ATGAGCACCCCTATCAATGTATTAGTTGTAGGATGTGGAAATATGGGCGCATCACACGCAAAAGCCTATCATAAAATGCCTGAGTTCAATATTGTAGGCCTGGTAAGCCGTGGCGCTGCCAGCCGTGAAAAACTTGCAAACGAACTGGGTGGAGATATTGCTTTGTTTGACAATATAGATACTGCTCTTGAAACCGCTCAGCCAGATGCAGTGTCTATCAATACCTATCCCGACACGCACTATGATTATATACTGAAAAGCTTCAAAGCAGGGGCACATGTTTTCTGCGAAAAACCCCTGGCTGAGACTGTAGAAAAATGCGAAGAAATTGCGAAAGCCGCGCTAGACTACAATAAAAAATTATTGATCGGCTATATCGTAAGGGTACATCCTGCCTGGAAGAAGTTTATAGAGATTGCCAAAACATTAGGAAAACCACTGGTAATGCGAATGAACCTGAATCAGCAAAGCAGCGGCACAACCTGGGAAACCCATAAAAATTTAATGAAATCAATGTCTCCTATTGTAGACTGTGGTGTCCACTATGTGGATGTAATGTGCTTGATGACAGAAGCCAAACCGATACGGGTAAGTGCTATCGGCGCTCGATTGACAGATGAGATACAGGAGGGTATGTATAATTACGGACAGTTGCAGGTTACTTTTGATGACGGATCGGTAGGCTGGTATGAAGCAGGCTGGGGACCTATGATCAGCGAAACAGCTTTCTTCGTAAAAGATGTAGTGGGTCCTAAAGGATGTGTAAACATAATGGACTCTCAAAGTGCTTCTGACGATGTAGATGCACATTCCAAGACCAATGCATTAAAAGTCCATAAAGCTGATCGTGACAACAATGGAAAATTTACTATTCCCGATGAAATTGTCAGTACGGCAGATGAGCCCGATCATCAGGGACTATGTGACCTAGAGCAAGCGCTCTTTTTAAAAGCAATCAAGGAAGACCTGGACTTATCTCAGCACCATCAGGATGCTATCAATAGTATGAAAATAGTACTGGCCGCTGACAAGTCTTTTAAAACAGGAAAAACGATTGAGTTACAATAA
- a CDS encoding alpha-E domain-containing protein encodes MMLSRTANSLFWTGRYIERLEHLSRYLNAQYLSSADAPRALNKHMALESMLSMARATDAYYERYNQIEDEKVILFLTIDDEYPFSMKNYLSLVRENSRGLRDNLSTEIWETINRFYHSSAKYTADTFQKKGPYDYCKHILNHVNIIKGVADNTLLRNQSWSLIRAGINLERTLQICKILITKLEDINKLDTDELSPAVVGYHWASLLRSAGGFDMSRHYYHESPNRERGVEFLILNNKFPKSVLFNLKELRQNLKIISDHQTVTPDSAEFFTGKLIAYMDYLMIDDIVEEGAEFLYKLENQIIHIGKTLEKQYLQY; translated from the coding sequence ATGATGCTATCAAGAACAGCTAACAGCCTTTTCTGGACAGGAAGGTATATTGAAAGACTGGAACACCTGTCCAGGTATCTAAATGCACAGTACCTTTCATCTGCAGATGCGCCACGAGCACTGAATAAACATATGGCGCTGGAGTCTATGTTGAGCATGGCTAGAGCCACCGATGCGTATTACGAAAGGTATAACCAGATAGAAGACGAAAAAGTCATTCTTTTTCTCACCATCGACGATGAGTATCCATTTTCTATGAAAAATTATCTTTCCCTGGTGAGAGAAAACTCAAGGGGCTTACGGGATAACTTATCTACTGAAATCTGGGAGACCATCAACCGGTTTTATCATTCTTCGGCCAAGTACACCGCTGATACATTTCAAAAAAAGGGGCCCTATGACTATTGTAAGCATATTCTCAACCATGTAAATATCATCAAAGGAGTAGCTGACAATACACTGCTTAGAAACCAATCCTGGTCATTGATCAGAGCGGGAATTAATCTAGAAAGAACCCTGCAAATCTGTAAAATTTTAATTACGAAACTTGAAGATATTAATAAACTTGATACAGATGAGCTGAGCCCTGCTGTGGTTGGCTATCATTGGGCCTCATTACTCCGCAGCGCAGGAGGGTTTGACATGAGCCGCCATTATTACCATGAATCACCAAACCGTGAAAGAGGTGTGGAATTCCTGATACTCAACAACAAATTTCCTAAATCTGTACTTTTTAACCTTAAAGAATTACGACAAAACCTTAAAATTATCAGTGACCATCAAACTGTAACTCCTGATTCGGCAGAGTTTTTTACCGGAAAGCTCATCGCTTATATGGATTACCTGATGATAGACGATATCGTAGAGGAAGGTGCTGAATTTCTTTATAAGCTAGAAAATCAGATAATCCATATTGGTAAAACCTTAGAGAAGCAATATCTGCAATACTAG